A window of the Brassica oleracea var. oleracea cultivar TO1000 chromosome C1, BOL, whole genome shotgun sequence genome harbors these coding sequences:
- the LOC106296317 gene encoding proline-rich receptor-like protein kinase PERK5 has product MADSPVDSPPAPEAPNAGTGSPPNKTSPPVAPVSSPPAPDSAPPPTNNSSASSPPPAPPSQETLPPPSPPPSPPVAGNPPPKTPENPSPPSPEVKAPVTPSPEVKTPVTPPAPPQTPANQSPPSQRPTPPSPGANEDRNRTTGGGNNNNNNGNNRDGSTPSPPSGNNRNSSGGGSPSPPRSISPPRSSGGSDSSSSSPGENHYQANVGLIIGVLVGAGLLLLLLVLICICCKKKKKKRDPQVNHLHYYNNSPFGAPNGNGGYYNNGTPQDHVVNMGGGNWVPQQPVSGPHSDTSNLAGPTPSPQAATLGHNQSTFTYDELSIATEGFAQSNLLGQGGFGYVHKGVLPGGKEVAVKSLKVGSGQGEREFQAEVEIISRVHHRHLVSLVGYCISGGQRLLVYEFLPNNTLEFHLYGKGRPVLEWSIRLRIALGSARGLAYLHEDCHPKIIHRDIKAANILLDFSFETKVADFGLAKLSQDNYTHVSTRVMGTFGYLAPEYASSGKLSDKSDVFSFGVMLLELITGRPPVDLTGEMEDSLVDWARPLCMKAAQDGDYSQLADPRLETSYNQQEMAQMASCAAAAISHSARRRPKMSQIVRALEGDMSMEDLNEGGRPGQNSYLSPGGMTSEYDASSYSADMKKIRKLALETKEYQSSEYGATSEYGLHPSASSSEEMHRGSSMRRNSQL; this is encoded by the exons ATGGCTGACTCGCCCGTGGATTCACCTCCTGCCCCGGAAGCTCCTAATGCAGGTACAGGCTCGCCGCCAAATAAGACATCACCACCAGTAGCACCTGTTTCATCCCCACCGGCCCCTGATTCTGCTCCTCCACCAACTAACAATAGCTCTGCTTCTTCACCGCCTCCTGCACCGCCGAGCCAAGAAACCTTACCTCCTCCATCACCGCCACCTTCACCGCCTGTTGCAGGTAATCCACCACCGAAAACTCCAGAGAATCCTTCTCCACCTTCTCCTGAAGTCAAAGCTCCGGTAACACCTTCTCCTGAAGTCAAAACTCCGGTAACTCCACCTGCACCGCCTCAGACACCGGCCAACCAGTCACCCCCTTCACAAAGACCAACCCCTCCTTCTCCTGGAGCCAATGAAGACCGTAACAGAACCACTGGCGGCGGCAACAACAACAACAACAATGGTAACAACAGAGACGGTTCTACACCGTCTCCACCATCAGGGAACAACAGAAACTCCAGCGGCGGTGGCTCACCTTCACCGCCTCGGTCAATAAGCCCTCCTCGGAGCAGTGGAGGTTCAGACTCATCATCATCGTCTCCAGGAGAAAATCATTATCAAGCCAATGTTGGATTGATTATTGGAGTCCTTGTAGGAGCAGGGCTATTGCTTCTACTTCTAGTGCTCATTTGCATCTGTTGCAAGAAAAAGAAGAAGAAACGTGATCCTCAAGTCAACCACTTGCACTACTACAATAACAGTCCATTTGGAGCACCTAACG GCAACGGTGGTTATTACAACAACGGAACACCTCAAGATCATGTAGTAAATATGGGAGGTGGAAACTGGGTCCCACAGCAACCTGTGTCTGGTCCTCATAGTGACACTTCCAACTTAGCTGGTCCAACGCCGTCCCCTCAGGCTGCGACTCTTGGTCACAACCAAAGCACTTTCACCTACGATGAACTCTCCATTGCAACAGAAGGTTTCGCTCAGTCCAACTTGCTAGGACAAGGAGGATTTGGATACGTTCACAAAGGGGTTTTGCCTGGTGGCAAAGAAGTTGCGGTGAAGAGTCTTAAAGTTGGAAGTGGACAAGGAGAACGCGAGTTTCAAGCAGAGGTTGAGATCATTAGCCGTGTCCATCATCGTCATCTCGTCTCTCTTGTTGGATATTGCATCTCTGGTGGTCAACGCCTACTAGTTTACGAGTTTTTACCTAATAACACTCTTGAGTTCCATCTTTACG GAAAGGGTCGTCCTGTTTTGGAATGGTCTATACGACTGAGGATTGCATTGGGATCAGCTAGAGGCCTTGCATATTTGCACGAAGACT GTCATCCTAAAATTATCCATAGAGATATTAAAGCTGCAAACATTCTTCTTGATTTCAGTTTTGAAACCAAG GTTGCAGATTTTGGATTAGCTAAGCTGTCTCAGGACAACTATACTCATGTATCCACTAGAGTCATGGGAACATTCGG ATACTTAGCTCCAGAGTATGCATCAAGCGGCAAGTTATCGGACAAATCTGATGTTTTCTCATTTGGAGTAATGCTTCTTGAGCTCATAACAGGACGACCTCCAGTGGATCTAACTGGAGAAATGGAAGATAGTTTGGTAGATTGG GCAAGGCCTTTGTGTATGAAAGCAGCTCAAGATGGAGATTACAGCCAGTTAGCAGATCCACGTCTAGAGACGAGCTACAATCAACAAGAGATGGCTCAAATGGCTTCTTGTGCAGCTGCAGCCATCAGCCACTCAGCAAGAAGACGGCCTAAGATGAGCCAG ATTGTACGAGCATTAGAAGGAGACATGTCAATGGAGGATCTAAACGAAGGAGGAAGACCGGGACAAAACTCGTATTTGAGCCCCGGAGGCATGACCTCAGAGTATGACGCAAGCTCGTACAGTGCAGACATGAAAAAAATAAGGAAGTTAGCGTTAGAGACAAAAGAGTATCAGAGCAGTGAGTACGGTGCGACAAGTGAGTATGGGTTACATCCGTCTGCTTCGAGTAGTGAAGAGATGCATAGAGGTTCTTCAATGAGACGCAATTCTCAGCTTTAG